A genomic region of Litoribrevibacter albus contains the following coding sequences:
- the rimM gene encoding ribosome maturation factor RimM (Essential for efficient processing of 16S rRNA) has translation MSKSTEKPVSIKTVKLGKITGVFGVKGWVKVYAYTDPMEGIFNYQPWYLNLNGQTLAVEVEKGQRHGKGIIAKLVGYDDRDQAASLAGSMIEVTSDELPELESGEYYWHQLEKLKVLSVATEGEPVLLGKVANLVETGSNDVLVVKPCSGSIDKRERWVPYLPDQFVLNVDLEEQTITVDWDPEF, from the coding sequence ATGTCCAAAAGCACTGAAAAACCTGTCTCTATAAAGACGGTTAAACTCGGAAAAATTACCGGTGTCTTCGGTGTTAAAGGTTGGGTAAAGGTGTATGCCTATACTGATCCGATGGAAGGAATCTTCAACTATCAGCCTTGGTATCTCAATCTGAACGGTCAAACTTTGGCGGTTGAGGTTGAAAAAGGCCAGCGACACGGTAAAGGCATTATCGCAAAGCTGGTTGGCTATGATGATCGTGATCAGGCTGCGAGTTTAGCTGGAAGTATGATTGAAGTGACTTCCGATGAGCTGCCTGAGTTAGAAAGTGGTGAGTACTACTGGCATCAACTTGAGAAACTGAAAGTTCTCAGTGTTGCTACAGAAGGTGAACCTGTATTGCTCGGCAAGGTTGCAAACCTGGTTGAAACAGGCTCAAACGATGTGTTGGTAGTTAAGCCATGTTCTGGAAGTATCGATAAGAGAGAGCGTTGGGTGCCATATTTGCCTGACCAGTTTGTACTTAATGTCGATCTTGAAGAACAAACGATTACCGTAGACTGGGACCCAGAGTTCTAG
- the xerD gene encoding site-specific tyrosine recombinase XerD, translating into MNSENDQIIANYLDALWLEKGLSDNSLAAYRRDLKGLAEFIEKLDKTLLLVDRIDLMDYLGSRMKAGYKARSTARMMSCLRSFYRYLIRENRISEDPTQNLESPKLGRPIPDSLTEMEVDDLLEAPDIKTTLGMRDRTMLEVLYATGLRVSELVGLRLEQVNLRQGLVRVMGKGNKERLVPLGEEAMDWIDRYLAEARGELLHNLSESVVFPSQQGRPMTRQTFWHRIKRYAIEAGITKHLSPHTLRHAFATHLLNHGADLRVVQMLLGHSDLSTTQIYTHVARQRLNELHQQHHPRG; encoded by the coding sequence ATGAATTCGGAAAACGATCAGATTATTGCTAATTATTTGGATGCTTTGTGGCTTGAAAAAGGACTGAGTGATAATTCTTTGGCGGCCTATCGAAGAGATCTTAAAGGGTTGGCTGAGTTTATAGAAAAGCTGGATAAAACATTGCTTCTGGTGGATCGTATTGATCTGATGGATTATTTGGGCAGTCGAATGAAGGCTGGTTATAAAGCTCGATCTACGGCTCGCATGATGTCCTGTCTGAGAAGTTTTTATCGCTATCTGATTCGTGAAAATCGAATTTCGGAAGATCCCACACAAAACCTGGAAAGTCCTAAGCTTGGGAGGCCGATTCCTGATTCTTTAACAGAAATGGAAGTTGACGATCTGTTGGAAGCGCCGGACATTAAAACCACGCTGGGTATGCGGGATCGAACCATGCTTGAGGTGCTTTATGCTACCGGCCTGCGAGTGTCAGAGTTGGTTGGATTACGACTTGAGCAAGTGAACTTGCGACAGGGCTTGGTACGAGTTATGGGTAAAGGGAATAAAGAAAGACTTGTTCCGTTGGGTGAAGAGGCGATGGATTGGATTGATCGTTATCTGGCTGAGGCAAGAGGCGAGCTTTTACATAACTTGTCTGAATCGGTGGTCTTTCCCAGTCAGCAGGGGCGTCCTATGACGAGACAAACCTTTTGGCATCGTATTAAACGGTATGCGATTGAAGCAGGCATAACCAAGCATCTCTCTCCGCATACCTTGCGACATGCCTTCGCCACTCACTTGTTGAATCATGGTGCGGATCTTCGAGTCGTTCAAATGCTATTAGGTCACAGTGATTTATCAACCACTCAGATCTACACTCATGTGGCCAGACAACGTTTAAATGAGTTGCACCAACAGCATCATCCGCGAGGGTAA
- a CDS encoding DsbC family protein, with product MQNSSLVKIGMLNVAFISLLAVGVTGCAEGKIESDLQQSLSDIDKPKQEGEITEKSKKAIPQTEVDSNSQQSFSDIDEPKQVVDITAKLKKVIPQATIESVSESPISGLYAVEVVGNGIIYMSEDGGHFIAGDLYRVGPNGLSNVTEEKMNTVRAKALLSVKQDQMISFPAKGEEKAKLTVFTDIDCGYCRKFHQEVPELNEMGISVSYLAFPRAGIGSSSYDKYVSVWCSSDQQATMNKAKQRQPIEPKTCENPVEAQYMLGQQVGVNSTPNLVTESGELIRGYVPADQLAARLGVK from the coding sequence ATGCAAAACTCTTCTCTTGTGAAAATTGGAATGTTAAATGTTGCCTTCATTAGTCTGTTGGCGGTTGGGGTAACTGGATGTGCCGAAGGTAAAATTGAGTCTGACTTGCAACAATCGCTTTCGGATATTGATAAACCAAAGCAAGAGGGCGAAATTACCGAAAAGTCAAAGAAAGCTATTCCTCAAACTGAAGTTGACTCTAACTCGCAACAATCATTTTCGGATATCGATGAACCAAAGCAAGTGGTCGATATTACCGCAAAGTTAAAGAAAGTAATCCCTCAAGCTACAATTGAATCTGTTTCTGAAAGTCCGATTTCAGGCTTGTATGCGGTAGAGGTTGTTGGGAATGGCATTATTTATATGTCTGAAGATGGTGGTCATTTCATTGCCGGTGATCTTTATCGTGTGGGGCCGAATGGCTTATCTAATGTTACTGAAGAAAAGATGAATACGGTTCGTGCTAAGGCGCTGCTTTCAGTTAAACAGGATCAAATGATTTCTTTTCCTGCTAAAGGTGAGGAAAAGGCTAAGTTAACCGTTTTTACTGATATCGATTGTGGTTATTGCCGCAAGTTTCATCAGGAAGTTCCTGAGCTGAATGAAATGGGTATTTCAGTAAGCTACTTGGCATTTCCTCGTGCAGGCATTGGTTCAAGCTCGTACGATAAGTATGTTTCGGTATGGTGTTCAAGTGATCAGCAAGCAACGATGAATAAGGCCAAACAGCGTCAGCCAATTGAACCTAAGACTTGTGAGAACCCTGTTGAAGCTCAATATATGCTGGGGCAGCAGGTGGGTGTAAATTCAACGCCTAATTTAGTGACTGAATCGGGTGAGTTGATTCGAGGGTATGTCCCAGCAGATCAGTTAGCTGCTCGTTTAGGTGTGAAATAA
- the rplS gene encoding 50S ribosomal protein L19, with product MSGKNPIIQQIENEQINKELPAFGPGDTVVVQVKVKEGNRERLQAFEGVVIGKRNRGLNSAFTVRKISHGVGVERTFQSYSPLVDSVEVKRRGAVRQAKLYYLRELQGKAARIKEKV from the coding sequence ATGAGTGGCAAAAACCCAATCATTCAGCAAATTGAAAACGAACAAATCAATAAAGAACTACCAGCGTTCGGCCCTGGCGACACTGTTGTAGTTCAAGTGAAAGTAAAAGAAGGTAACCGTGAGCGTCTACAGGCGTTTGAAGGTGTGGTTATCGGTAAGCGTAACCGTGGTTTGAACTCTGCGTTCACTGTACGTAAGATTTCTCACGGTGTTGGCGTTGAGCGTACTTTCCAGTCTTACAGCCCGCTAGTAGACAGCGTTGAAGTGAAGCGTCGTGGTGCGGTTCGTCAAGCTAAGCTTTACTACTTGCGTGAGCTTCAAGGTAAGGCTGCTCGTATTAAAGAGAAAGTGTAA
- the rpsP gene encoding 30S ribosomal protein S16 — translation MVVIRLARSGSKKRPFYHISVADSRNARDGRFIERVGFFNPVARGQEERLRIDNERVEYWVSKGAQLSDRVAKLVKDSQK, via the coding sequence ATGGTAGTAATTCGATTAGCACGCAGCGGTTCTAAAAAACGCCCTTTCTATCACATTTCAGTAGCTGACTCACGTAATGCACGTGACGGTCGCTTTATCGAGCGGGTAGGGTTTTTCAATCCAGTCGCTCGTGGTCAGGAAGAGCGTCTTCGCATTGATAATGAGCGCGTTGAATACTGGGTATCTAAAGGTGCTCAGCTATCTGATCGCGTTGCTAAGCTAGTTAAAGACTCTCAGAAATAA
- the ffh gene encoding signal recognition particle protein has product MFENLSDRLTDSLKHITGQAKLTEDNIKGTLREVRLALLEADVALLVVKDFISKVKDRAIGLDVSQHLNPGQEFVKIVREELEALMGEANEDLNLNAQPPAVIMMAGLQGAGKTTTVGKLGKFLKERHKKKVLVTSADIYRPAAIKQLETLATDLELEFHPSTGDQDPVDIANNAIADARRKQADVVIVDTAGRLHIDEEMMGEIKRLHAAINPVETLFVVDAMTGQDAANTAKAFNDALPLSGVILTKVDGDARGGAALSVRHITGKPIKFLGVGEKTDALEPFHPDRMASRILGMGDVLSLIEEAERKIDKQKAEKFAKKIKKGKGFNLEDFRDQLHQMKNMGGMTSLLDKLPGMGNLSQLAGDHLNEKMFDQMEAIINSMTPHERRFPDVINNSRKKRIATGSGTTLQDINRLLKQHKQMQKMMKKFSKKGAVANLMRGMGGMFGGGGPGGGMPPGGMPPGGMGGGMPPKF; this is encoded by the coding sequence GGTGGTAAAAGACTTTATTTCGAAAGTTAAAGACCGTGCCATCGGGTTGGATGTGTCTCAACATCTGAATCCAGGTCAGGAATTTGTCAAAATCGTCCGTGAAGAGCTGGAAGCTCTTATGGGGGAAGCGAATGAAGACCTGAATCTGAATGCTCAGCCACCTGCCGTTATTATGATGGCGGGTCTGCAGGGTGCCGGTAAAACAACTACCGTTGGTAAGCTTGGTAAGTTCTTAAAAGAACGTCATAAGAAAAAAGTACTTGTGACGTCCGCTGATATTTACCGACCTGCGGCGATTAAACAGCTGGAAACGCTGGCAACGGATTTGGAACTTGAATTCCATCCAAGTACAGGTGATCAAGATCCTGTTGATATTGCAAATAACGCAATTGCAGATGCCCGACGTAAGCAGGCGGATGTTGTGATTGTCGATACCGCCGGTCGTCTTCACATTGATGAAGAAATGATGGGCGAAATTAAACGTCTCCATGCGGCAATCAATCCTGTAGAAACCTTGTTTGTGGTGGACGCCATGACAGGTCAGGATGCTGCGAATACAGCCAAGGCGTTTAATGATGCATTACCACTTAGCGGTGTGATTCTGACTAAAGTTGATGGTGATGCGCGAGGTGGTGCGGCACTTTCTGTTCGTCATATCACTGGTAAACCGATCAAATTTCTGGGCGTAGGTGAGAAAACCGATGCTCTTGAACCTTTCCATCCTGATCGTATGGCGTCACGTATTCTGGGTATGGGAGACGTTTTGTCTCTTATCGAAGAAGCAGAACGTAAGATTGATAAGCAAAAGGCGGAGAAATTCGCTAAGAAGATCAAGAAAGGTAAAGGCTTTAATCTGGAAGACTTCCGTGATCAGTTGCATCAGATGAAGAACATGGGCGGTATGACCAGTCTTCTTGATAAATTACCGGGCATGGGTAATTTGTCTCAATTGGCGGGTGATCATTTGAACGAAAAAATGTTCGATCAAATGGAAGCCATCATTAATTCAATGACGCCTCATGAACGTCGCTTCCCTGACGTGATTAACAATTCGCGTAAAAAACGTATTGCTACTGGTTCTGGTACCACACTTCAAGATATCAATCGTTTGCTTAAACAACATAAGCAAATGCAGAAGATGATGAAGAAGTTCAGTAAAAAAGGTGCTGTGGCCAACCTAATGCGCGGCATGGGAGGCATGTTTGGTGGCGGCGGACCGGGTGGTGGTATGCCGCCGGGCGGGATGCCTCCTGGTGGAATGGGCGGTGGAATGCCTCCGAAGTTCTAA
- the trmD gene encoding tRNA (guanosine(37)-N1)-methyltransferase TrmD gives MQSKWIGVISLFPEMFSAVTEHGVTRRACERDLLRVDIWNPRDFTHDRHRTVDDRPYGGGPGMLMKVQPLQDAIHTAKAEMGEDAKVIYMSPQGRPLDQDGVKYLSSMDKLIIVAGRYEGIDERVIQTEIDEEWSIGDYVLSGGELAAMVMIDTVTRMIPGALGHELSAEEDSFATGLLDCPHYTRPEEINGLEVPNVLLSGNHEAIRKWRLKQALGRTWLRRPELLEQQELDKEQKALLEEFVRESESPATKK, from the coding sequence ATGCAAAGTAAGTGGATCGGAGTAATTTCTCTTTTCCCTGAAATGTTTTCAGCAGTGACTGAGCATGGGGTGACCAGAAGGGCATGTGAGCGCGACTTGTTAAGAGTCGATATTTGGAATCCGAGAGATTTCACTCATGACCGACATAGAACCGTAGATGACCGACCGTATGGTGGTGGTCCTGGCATGTTGATGAAGGTTCAACCTTTACAAGATGCAATCCATACAGCGAAAGCTGAAATGGGTGAGGACGCCAAAGTTATCTACATGTCGCCTCAAGGGCGACCGTTAGATCAGGACGGGGTTAAGTACCTCTCTTCAATGGACAAGCTGATTATTGTGGCGGGTCGGTATGAAGGCATCGATGAACGGGTGATTCAAACCGAGATTGATGAAGAATGGTCAATTGGGGACTATGTTTTAAGTGGTGGCGAGTTAGCTGCAATGGTAATGATTGATACAGTTACTCGTATGATCCCAGGTGCTCTAGGACATGAGCTGTCTGCAGAGGAAGATTCTTTTGCGACGGGATTGTTGGATTGCCCGCACTATACCAGACCTGAAGAGATTAATGGTCTAGAGGTGCCGAATGTATTGCTTAGTGGAAATCACGAGGCCATCCGCAAGTGGCGTTTGAAACAAGCGCTTGGACGGACCTGGCTGAGGCGGCCTGAGTTACTTGAACAGCAAGAGCTGGATAAAGAACAGAAGGCGTTGTTAGAAGAGTTTGTACGTGAGTCGGAATCTCCGGCCACGAAAAAGTAG